The following is a genomic window from Malus sylvestris chromosome 7, drMalSylv7.2, whole genome shotgun sequence.
TGTTCGATTTATCAAGGCAATTGAACACCACCCAGCTGGATGTTTCAGACTTTATTGTGGAAAAAGGGAATGAAGTGTATCGGTCTGATTGAATCACTTCTGTTTGATGTACTCTTATCTGAATTTGTAGTTTAAAACTtgcatttcaattcaataaaagtggcatttcaatttcctttattatgaataaactattttgTTAACTGAGATTTCCTTACTCAGTgagcatggataaaaattatggttattctcaaaacaagagcAATGGCGGAGATATTTGTCTTGTAAACAGCGCAACCACACAtacaatacttcgagatcgaaaaTATTTCTCAAGCTTGATGCTTACAAAAGTAAAGGGAACAACAATATTAAGccaatcagatgtaattgaaggctcaagAAAGCCCATatcatgttaccaaatggaacaatattttcCATACAAAATGCGTTGTACGGTACTCGatctactcgaaatttgttgagttttaaagacatacgtttaaatggataccacattgaaacgaaaagtgcagaaaatgtggaatatctatgcattacctccaatgatacctataagcgtatattggagaagttgtgTGGTTTATCTAGTGGATTGTactatacatacataaagacaattgaagcacatactgtcatgaaccagaagttcattgattcaaaagtttatatgctttggcatgaccgtctgggtcatccaggatctaccatgatgcgtagaatcattaccaactctaatgcacatccattattgagcagacacattgctatctcaaatgataacctttgcaaggcttgttctcaagggaagttggtaattagaccatcacaactaaagatTGAtgttgaatccccatcatttttgctaagaattcaaggggatatttgtgggccTATTCAACCACTTtatggaccatttcgatattttatggttttggttgatgcatctatcagatggtcacatgtttgcctctTGTATACTCGAAATGTAccttttgcgagacttcttaCTCAGATAATTAAATTACGAGCATATTTCCCATATTACCCCATTAAGTCAATCCaacttgataacgctggtgaatttacatctcaaacctttgatTATTACTGCATGAcactgggcattgatgttgaacaccttgttcctcatgtccataatcaaaatggtttagcagaagccttTATCAAACGGCTTAAATTAATAGCTCGCACTCtactcatgaaaacaaaattgtcaATCTCTGCGtggggacatgccatcttacatgctgcatcattgaTTCGATTAAGAcccatagccaaccaccaatactcatcaatacaactcgtgtttgggcatTATCCaaatatttcacatttacgagtttttggttgtgctgtttataTGCATGTTGCATCGCCATaacgcactaaaatgggacctcagcgcaGACTGacaatttatgtgggttttgatttacCATCTATCATTatatatttggaacccttgacaagtgatatgtttacagctcgttttgcggattgtcactttgatgagacagtatTCCCATGGTTATAGGGAAAAaataccgttccagaagaacggcaAGAGCTGACATGGGTTGGACCtaccttatctcattttgaaCCATGAAGCActtaatgtgaaaatgaagtgaaaaagatcgttcatcttcaaagtattgctaatcaaatgccagatgcatttaatgatgctacgaaagtgacaaaatcacatataccagctgcaaatgcactTGCAAGATTTGATGTCCCTgctggacaaaataaagtggcaacgAATAATTCAACCAGTGTACGCCTGAAGCGTGGAAGaccccaggttcaaaagattcagccatttgaaagagaaaaataagggcacagctgaatccaaatgaaatcattcaggaaaagaaaatgaatgacaaatccacaattcatgattctgaactttcaaaaaaggaaaatgtcattgatgagacacatgtccctgaagagacagaagtacatgaaagcaaagaactctccataaattatgcatgtacaaACGAATTGTGGGATTGAAATGAAATAACATCGACGATATGTTCACATTCACATTAGCcaatgaaatcatattaagCGATGATATTGAGCCttgctctgttgatgaatgtaaacagagacaagattggcctaagtggaaagatgcaatccaggcagaattaaatttCTTGGAAAGgcaaagtgtttttggaccgaTAGTCCAAACCtgtgggttacaaatgggtattcacaagaaaacgcaatgagaaaaacgagattgcaagatataaagcacgacttgttgcacaaggtttttcacaaagacctggaattgattatgaggagacatactctcctgtaatggacgcaattacgtttcgttacttaataagtttggtggttttagaaaaacttgacatgcatCTTATGGATGTCTTCACcacgtatctatatggagaattaaatactaacatatatatgaaagtcccataaagacttaagttgcctgaaacaactaacaaaccatgatgtatgttctcaatcaaattaaggcaaTCATTATATGGGCTGAAGCAATCTGGatgaatgtggtataatcgtcttagtgagtatttgatcaaaaAAGGATATACCAACAATGTCATCTACCCTTGTGTGTttattaagaaatcaaattctggatttgctatactggcagtttatgtcgatgatatgaacctagttggaacccctgaagagctcaataaaactgctgaatatctgaaaaacgaatttgaaatgaaagagcttgggaaaacaaaatattgtcttggCCTCCAGATCGAGCATTGTACTAATgaaattttggtccatcaatcatTTTACATTGAAAAAGTCCTGAAacgatttggcatggacaaagCTTATCCACTCAACACGCCAATGATCGTTCgttctttggacattaagaaagattaATTCCGTCAAAAAGAAGATAATGAAATGGTCATTGGTCtagaagtaccatatttgagtgcaataggtgctttattgtatttagcacaatgtattAGACCAGATACAGTTTTTTTTCAGTCAACTTGTTAGCAAGGtatagctctgctccaacaattcgtcattggaagggagtcaaaTATGTTTTACaataccttcgtgggacaaaAGACATGGGCCTCTTCTACTTAGAGAAATCCACAAATGACCAGATTCTTGTTAGAtatgcagatgctggttttctctctAATCCACACAAAGCCCTCTCACAAATTGGATGtgtgttcactaatggagaGACAGCAATTTCGTGGCGCTCAACAAATCAaacattagttgctacatcttccaatcactcggaaatacttgctttacatgaagcaagtcatgaatgttcttggttaagatcaatgatccatcatatatggaattcatgtggtctaccttaATGCAACCTGTGTTGCCCAAATGAAGGAATGAAGGATTCATCAAGGGTGATAAGattaaacacatatctccaaaaaTTTTTagtgcacatgagcttcagaatgCTAAAGTTATTAAAGTCAGACAAATTCGTTTCAATGAAAATATGGCAAACCTATTCACCAAATttctaccaaagtgcacatttcagAAGCTAGTGCAGGGTATCAGATTATGTCGGCTTACCAATGAGCTAAATTTGAAGGATGCGTAATTAGGGGGAGAAACAATTcaaggggagcatccatgatacatgcctattatactctttttccttcgactaggattttttccactgggtttttcctatcaaagtTTTAACGAAGCAACATAAGTATGCTTAAcactatatcaacaatccaggtaaaATTGTACTCcttttccttcgctatggttttttttCCACTGAATTTTttcaagcaaggttttaatgaggcaactgatgttAATTTGTGGGCATCCAAGAGGGAGTTTTGTAAACAATGAGAATGTACGCCCACATGCCAACAGTAACTTTCTCACATGCCTAAtagtgttgtttttgtttgttgtatAGCAATCATCTACTTTTTGTAAACTAATCAGACATTGTTGGGTTGGACTGGTCACGGGTGTAATTTTCATTCACCATAAACCTACGGATGAGGCTCTATAAATAAAGCACTTCGTAGGTGATCAAGGTACAACAATAGAAAAGAGAAAATCCCTGAAAGCAATAATATTAGTTTCCCTCCTCTCCTCTTTTATCTGCAATCCTTTGTCTTAAagttacaaaacaaaaacagtGATATTTCGCACTCGCTTCGTTCCTGTCCTTATCAAAGGTTATTTCTCTAACTTATGTCTATTTATAACagaatcataatttttttttttcttcacaaatgTCCAATTCACCCCAACTCCAGGAATAAAGCACGCAATCCAAATGCCAACCATAAGTGCTCGGACACAACCACGACAGTCCAAAATCACCCACAATGCACAACGTTGTCGAACACCCATATTCATTTCATACCCAGTAAATAGTCATCATAGGAGTTGCCAGTCATCTTCTTGTGCACTTCCATCTGCATCGCTCATGGGCAGAACAGAAAATGAATCATCGTTTTCTACTGCACCACTATCACCCAACGCATCACTGTGGTTAACCGGCCTGGGAACACTATGTGTCTGAGTCACAGTAAACAGTGGAGCACCATTTGATTCATCTGCCAGCTTGGAGGCTCgaaaacaaaaatcattaaaatcatcTGCCAGCCATGAAACAATACAAAGTAAATCAACTTAACCACAAGTACATAAACCAAGGTTTGCAAAAATACGAATTCAGCAGAGTGATCAGCAAACCTCTGTCACGACAATAAAATCCAATCGCCAAGGATGGATCAATCAAATCAAGGGGAATGTGCCGTATAACACTGCAAATTACCAGTAGTTAGTATTAAACACCCATTTCAATGAAGACAATTAGTCTGAAAGAATCTTACTTGCAGTGGTAAGATAAAGTATCAGCCTCCATATCATCCCTTCTTATATTGATTACCTGGCATAACCAACGACAAAAAACCAGTCTTCCATGAACAATAGGTCAGCTAatgtaataattcaaaacattaTCACAAGTATCCAACCTAAATAAGAACAAATAAGAACCCCTGTAACAAGAACATTCCAATGTAATTAATAATTATCACTCCATATGCTTCATGTGGTACCATATACCACAGCCAGTCCAAATCCCAGATAAATGTGGGGCCAACATGTGTTAGATGAAGCCATTGCAGATAGTAGTGGGCGAGAAAAGTGGGGGAACTTGAAACCAATAAGTACATTTTACCTATTATATTTCCATCACTTTACAGTTTATTATTCAACTCATTTAATGTCAAAAGggtaaatttgaaatttcatacACTGGATTATAGACGAACTGTATCTATGAGATGAGTGGAACATTTCCTACTAGTGATGCGCTGCATCACATCCAAGTGTAGTGAAAAAGAGGGAGTGGTTATCTAAGATGTTCCCGGAAGCACCATAGTGGCACCAATTGTGTTGAGTAGACATAGAATTTAACAGACATCTTGCAGGTAAAGAGACTAGTCCAGGAAAGTAGAAAATTTTTGGAGACCTGGAAAACAGGGACTTTCAAAGGTAAAAATAGAATTCTAGATAGGCATGATGTTAGGAGGCAAATCAAGCAAAAGCTTGTTTGCCAGACTCTATACCGGTGGAACAAACTCTAGATAGACTGAGTTTATTGGACAGAAACTTCACTATAcaacaagagaaaaacaaaggaaCAATTTGGATAGTAGAGTTGTTTCTTACTAGGAATCGCTTGAAGGGAAAATCCAATAATACTAGAAGATAAAAACTCATAGAAGACAGAAATGGCATCTGGATTAAGAGACCGCTAATATGAGGCATGAAATGGCTTATAAATCCAGTAGGATAAATAACAGCTACAAGATCAACTTATAAAAATTAGACTATTACAGCTTTCCAATCAGAAAAGTCCCCAAGAAAGGACACATCATGTAGACAGCCATTACTGATGCCTGTAGTAGCCCAAAATCTGACAGTCTCCCAAAGCTTTCACACCTGGAACTTAAGGACCTGCACTAGAATTTGAACAAAATCCTAAACTATACGAGTCTGCTTTAGGAATATAATATTGACATTGGAATTAACTTGTTTCATGCCGATTTAAGACTCGCATTCAAATTTGAACACCACCCTAATCTCTCCAGTCACTAAAACAACCTATATACATGGTAGACTCAAGACTTAagttgaatttgggaaaaaccCCAAATTGGAAAAGTGTGATCAGTCACTAAAACAtcttataaattttattttgggaacataatgaagaattgaaattaacttgattcatgctgatttttatactattttcaattttctaagATGTGGACAGAATGCATGCagagtttcaaagcttgaaTTATTCTGCAATTCATCTTGGTTCCTATTTAACCTGCTTCCCACATAAACCATTCTCTACCGCAAATTCCCTAGGTTCTTGTCTAGACACTGACGAACGAGAATCCACGTTTGCATTTTGCCCATTCACATCTTCCCTAACCGAAGCAACAATACGTTTACGCTGTTTCCCAATCAACTCCTTGAGCGCCTTCTCATTGCCCACACAACCTTTAGACAAACCCTCAACCGTAGATGAATGTCTTGCTTAGATAttaatgtacttgaagaaataaaagaaatttgaaagaACAGAGGATGAATAAGCTCTATTTACCAATCTGACGTAAGACAACATATTGCCATGTTGATGCTGGCCTTCAGATAGTAAAAAGTTTAGGAAACAGAATTACAATGAGAAACATAGAacaatttgggaaaacagactTGTGTTTGGACTTGGGCTTTCTTAACCAAGGTGTTGCTACTGCATCAGATATTATGCCAGATAATAGAGAACATGATCTTCAACCACGCACACTAAGGTGGTTTGCTTGATTTAGACATGTACAACAACATAAAAATGCTTAGTACACGAGTGACTTTATTAAAATAGAGAATACTGGCAGAAGAGGAAACCCAAAAGTATTGTGTGGGCAGACGGACATGAATTTGCAAACTTGAGTGAGGCGATAGTCCTCGATTGAGTGGAATACAACAAAGGATTCATAAGTCCACACCTCATGAGGAGCTCTAGTCACCTACACAAATTAAATCAATAATACGGATTTTCCAAGCTGATGCAATTGCCATAGAGTTTAGCAGCATTACTCTCCACAGTTAGTTCTAGAAAATCCACAATCAAAGAAAAGGACAACCATAAGCGCATTTGGAATGGGAGACAACTGGATGTCACCCAAATTATGACTAGCCACTAGTCTGGATATCACCCAAATTATGACTAGCCACTAGTCTGGATGTCACCCAAATTATGACTAGACACTAGTCTATCTTAACCTATATGTCCTTAGTATGAGATatattcataattcatcaaagaGTATTTGTTTCACACTAGTCTATCTTAAcctagaggtcgcacttggtgcgatggcaagtgccttcgtccatgagcggtaggtctcgggttcgagacttgggagcagcctctccataaatgggggtaaggctagccgacattcacctctcccagaccctgcgtaaagcgggagccttgtgcactgggtacgacctttaagcCATACAACTTCTTTGCCATTTGAAACACAATTTGCTTGTTGAACAATGCAGATTTTCAGATTATTGGCTTTTATTTTGGTTGAAAACATACAAAGATATCTGAATGAGAAgtatttaaaaagaaattccATACCGGCTGAACTTCATGGGGATCAAGGTAAAGTGCTTTTTCATCCTGCACACCAATAATGTAAGTTGACACACCAGGTTTTCCACCCATGATGCCAAGACTTTGGGGAAAGGTGAATGTTGCCCGCAACGATGGAATGTACCTGATTATAATATCAGaaacaatattttattaaaGAGCTTAtaatcacaaaacaaaaattagtgAACCAAAGGTCCACCACCAAAATGGTACAACCcttagaaaaagaaggaaaaataaaatccaTCATAAACATCTTACTTTGTAATACAACTCCGAACTATCCTAAAGCAGCACCTGATAATCACTTAATGATCCCATTTAAGTGACATAAATGGTCTAAAATTTAGATGTTTGGAGTTATGAATTTCACTAattttatcattctttatgTCATCTAGGCTCCAAGTTAACTTTATGGTTCGGTGAGACATATAAGCTTACAGTTTTGGGAAAGGACTTCCTAAATTCTTAATCTAACAATGTAAGAAAAAGGAAACAACAAAAGCTAAATAACACTAACTCAAATTGCTAGACAACAAATAAAACGACCAAATATTTCCCATGTCAGCAACTCAGCATATACCAATCATAATCATCCGTatactataaataaaagaagCACCTGGGGTTGACTTTTTCAAGTCCAAGAACCAAAGGAACCAATAAAAGAATAGGCGTCCAATCAACTTGGCCTCTTGAGAATTCCAAACAGTGTCTAGAAGCATCTTCAATGCAGACTACTGGGGCTCCACCTCGCTCCCCATCTTCGTCCCCAGAAACAATATAAACAGCCATTGGAAGTGGCTGATCATCAAGATCAGTTGCTTCTCTCCTACATCGTACTAGAGTCTCCCAAGTGCGGCACATGGCATATGGGCCAACCCATGATCCGGCAGCGAGGTCATAAGCCTTTCCAGCCTGAAGAAGATTGTGGATGGAGAAAGTTGATGTTTCGGAATCACCGAAATGATACAAGATCTCAATATATGCTTCATCTAAAGGCTGCATAACAGAGGTAAGAAAAACATGTATGACTAATCAGATTCCTGAATGTGatttaagaaaatatatgtaaagGGGTAAGATGTGAACTGCAAACATTTTAAGGCAAAACTATATCACAGAAAAAACAATCCTACCTCACCCAACTTACCTTGTGCAAGGGccttctccaagatcttcccaatcTATGGAAAAGCAACGCCTGTAAAAATATACTCTAGTCattgactatttttttttttctttttttttttcaagaagatgaagaaacaaaatattattgcaTATGacaacaaaattacaaaaaaaactgGACAAGATgtccacaaaataaaaaataaaggcaCCCAGAAAATCAACAAGCACAATCTCCCTATAAGTAAAGCATCTATGAAGACACCAAAAAGTTATCCAATTGCAAATACCGAAGCCATGATCAAGAAACCTTAACAATAACATTCACACATGTACCAGTTATTAACCACGTAAGAATGCAAGAGCCCAAAATGGATAAAACACTGTACCATACCTGGGATACAAGCATCTGACTACTCCGGAGCATGCAACCCCAATTTACATCACTAGTGTACTTTGAATCTCCAATAGCCTCAAATCCTAGAAATAAATATGTACATGTTGATTTTTATCCACAAACTCATACGTGCTAAAGTTAAAAATGGTGTTTGCAAGCCAAACCTTTACGATATGTCATCAAAATTCTTGATGAGAAATCCTGTTCAAATGCTCCTAATCCATTATTAATAGGTGCATCTCCGGAGGAATCATCTTGTGAGACCTTATAGCACACACCAAGAAGCCATATGTCACTAGCAGAAGAAATTCCAGTCCTGCTGGATCCAAGTACACGCTCGTGAATTCTCCTCATAGATCCACTAGTCACAGCTTTCCTCACAGCTTCTGTCCATCCATTGTTTCTAGAGTGACTTTCCTTCTTTTCAGTAATTGATGACTCACTATGTGTTTCGAAGATTGAGAAAGCGGACGCAAAGAAGTTTGACCACAGGGATGCCTTATTGTGCTTACTGTCCCTAGATCCTGAATCTGAACAAGCAGACGATGAACCTCTATCTGTTGAATCTGTTGAACTTTTAGAAGAATATTTCGATGCAACAGCCGTCTCACAAAAACCCTTCATCAGCTAGTCATGAAGCATCATATAATGCTAAACTTGCTCACACAAGCAACCTGAGTTTTAAGGATCCATCTCAGTCCAGCGGTAAAAGAAGCAGCAAGTtccaaagaaaaccaaaatgaataaataaagaaGCGTGTTTACGGCAAGTTATGTGCAATAATATTATTCAAGAACTAAGGCAGAATTTTTCAATCCTCAAATTGAAGTATTCAATTGTAGGCGAGAATGTCAAAGAATCCATGCATATAGCCCAAGAAAAAGACACAGAGGAAGCAAACAAGTATAATTAATTTGCAATTAATCATGCAAACCAGCAATTGATCAATCGAGATTAAGGAAACAACGAAGGATGGAATTGCCGACCAGTCAATCAATTTCTCAACCCCAAATCAATACGTAAGATTAAAAACATACATACTTGCATGCATACATTAGCTCAAAATTAcatgaaaaccgtctccaaccgagggctacgCCAAAGGGCTTGTGGGCCCCACTGGGCCAAAACCACCAAAATCAGGCCAGCGGGCTGGCCATctccagccagccagccagccagccagcccgaTGCAGCCAATCTGAACTGTTTCATGAACTAAAGCTCAAATAAGCGGAAAATTCAATCGAAAAATCGAGCCAGCCAATCTTAACAAACCATCCAATTGAAATCACACTGTAGTTTACAAAATTAGGCGTTTTTTATGGCATCACAAATCTTATCTATGCTTCAATTTAAATACAGAAAAGCATAGAATTCTAAATTTACAAGAAAAGCACAGAAATTTGGGACATTCAAGAGAAACCCTTAAATTGGAGCATAAATACagcttaaattaaaaaaaaaatacgaacatgcataaataattatatttattaaAGATGAAAATCGAAACAATGGtttgagaaaaggaaaagagagacGGACAAGAAGATTTGGGGTGTACCAGTTCCTCAGGAGATGACGATTGAAAAGAAGAGCTAAAATCTTCCACCAGCGATTTGTTTGACAACTCAGGGATGAACAGAAGTTGCTATAAAGGTCAAGGGTTGGTTCAAGGATGCGGGTTGCCGGGTCGGAACGTCAATCTAAATCCTGATCCACTCTTTCACAAACTGGGTTGGGCTAGTCATCAAGTTCGGGTTCTATCCGGTCGTAAATAGGAAGTTCTTACGGAATCAAGTTCAACTTTGCCcactctaattttttttttacctcattctatttcaattcttcacattatattcacttccaataatctttcctctaatttttttttaataattttcaaatagCCACCTCTTTCAATAATCTTccatatgtttattttttttaatatggtagtttaatttaattaactatattaatttaattaaaataataaattatgtttgacctATGATCTTTTGGCTCCTCAGTtgaagatgattttttgtcacaTGGCTATGTTTGGTCTATGACCCTTTGGTCcattcgattggagatggtatGAAATATGGTCtgacactgttcattaatgTCATCTCCAACAAAAAGAGGGCCAAGGACTCGTTTTAGCTTTAtagccctccaagaaattaatattttaatgaacactATCAGGCTATATTTCAtatcatctccaactgagggacCAAAGGATCATAGGCCAAATATAGACTtgtgacaaaaaatcatctccaagaAAGGGGGCCAAAGGGTTATAGGGtcaaatataatttataattttagttgaattaatatggttacttaaattaaaataCTTCAATAATTAAACTACATTGATAAGGAATCTTAATAATTTTACATCTCGGATTTCGAATGTCACGTGTCAATATTTGAGTGTCTTTGCAAATTTATTGTTGATAaagaatctcaataattttacgtCTCGGATTTCGAGTGACACGTGTCGATATTTGAGTGACTTTGCAGATTTCTTATCGATAAGTTTAgttgaattaatatggttacttaaattaaactacctcGATAAGGAATCTTAATAATTTTACATCTCGGATTTCGAGTGTCACGTGTCGGTATCTGAGTGTCTTTGCAAATTTATTGTCGATAaagaatctcaataattttacatCTTGGATTTCGAGTGACACGTGTCGATATTTGAGTGACTTTGCAGATTTCTTATCGATAAGTTTAgttgaattaatatggttacttaaattaaactacctcaataaggaatctcaataattttacatCTCAAGTTTCGAGTGCCACGTGTCGATATCCGAGTGACTTTGCAGATTTCTTATCGATAAGGAATCTCAAAAGAAGCATGTAGTAGACATTTAAGTTTTAATATtgtttttaatgttatttaatatgtttaatgttacttaatgttatttaatgttgtttaatgacTTATGTAGTTATAgggaaaaaattagaattttaaatttaaaaaaaaatcaaatataacagttagctgacgtcagcaagtagccgttggattcaaattgCTGGACCGGCCTGGGCTGGCTGGGATGGGCCAGCCGGTTGGCCCTTTTATGCTTTTTTAGCTCGATAGGGCCCACGAGCCATTTGGcctaaccctcggttggagaaggttttcatgtcatttcgggctattttcggcccctTGACCCTCTGGCcggatcggttggagatggccttagcttCCTAATATCCAAAGAGCAAGATGGTGACTGCAAAGGTGTAATGGCGTGCATtggctgatttttttttcttttttattatttttttgtccttatcattgttatttaatttttggttaaaatttaaagttttgaagtcattttcattagtttttcttttatttttttatttgatgatTCAACATGGTGTATAACGTCGTTTTTTCTTTGTACGTTCTTAGTTTATTCttggttttattttcttgtcGTCATTTATTCAGATAAACTATGTAAAGGGGTGCGGCAAAGAGTATCTATATACTCTTTGTGTTTTTCTCAATACAAACAATGCAAAAGTTGTTCAGTTATGTCTATTAGATAAAAGAGAGGAAAATCCTAAAACACCTTAATGCCGTCCATTTTATATTGATCCAAGTGAGACATTTGCTAGCACATTTAAATCGACCACtctttctccaaaaaaaaaaaaaaaaaaaaaaaactccatcATCGGTTGCTAATGTATCAATGTGGATACTTTTAGAGGCTCAACACTAGCGAAGCTTCACGTGATCaaccatgaagaggaagattgtaAGCATGAAAAGGAAGATTGAATAGTGAGTGATCCAATCACGCGGCATGCACGTGGCTAGAGATTCAAGTAAGTTaatctcttctctttcttt
Proteins encoded in this region:
- the LOC126628081 gene encoding cysteine protease ATG4-like isoform X1, which translates into the protein MKGFCETAVASKYSSKSSTDSTDRGSSSACSDSGSRDSKHNKASLWSNFFASAFSIFETHSESSITEKKESHSRNNGWTEAVRKAVTSGSMRRIHERVLGSSRTGISSASDIWLLGVCYKVSQDDSSGDAPINNGLGAFEQDFSSRILMTYRKGFEAIGDSKYTSDVNWGCMLRSSQMLVSQALLFHRLGRSWRRPLHKPLDEAYIEILYHFGDSETSTFSIHNLLQAGKAYDLAAGSWVGPYAMCRTWETLVRCRREATDLDDQPLPMAVYIVSGDEDGERGGAPVVCIEDASRHCLEFSRGQVDWTPILLLVPLVLGLEKVNPRYIPSLRATFTFPQSLGIMGGKPGVSTYIIGVQDEKALYLDPHEVQPVINIRRDDMEADTLSYHCNVIRHIPLDLIDPSLAIGFYCRDRDDFNDFCFRASKLADESNGAPLFTVTQTHSVPRPVNHSDALGDSGAVENDDSFSVLPMSDADGSAQEDDWQLL
- the LOC126628081 gene encoding cysteine protease ATG4-like isoform X2, which translates into the protein MKGFCETAVASKYSSKSSTDSTDRGSSSACSDSGSRDSKHNKASLWSNFFASAFSIFETHSESSITEKKESHSRNNGWTEAVRKAVTSGSMRRIHERVLGSSRTGISSASDIWLLGVCYKVSQDDSSGDAPINNGLGAFEQDFSSRILMTYRKGFEAIGDSKYTSDVNWGCMLRSSQMLVSQALLFHRLGRSWRRPLHKPLDEAYIEILYHFGDSETSTFSIHNLLQAGKAYDLAAGSWVGPYAMCRTWETLVRCRREATDLDDQPLPMAVYIVSGDEDGERGGAPVVCIEDASRHCLEFSRGQVDWTPILLLVPLVLGLEKVNPRYIPSLRATFTFPQSLGIMGGKPGVSTYIIGVQDEKALYLDPHEVQPVTRAPHEVWTYESFVVFHSIEDYRLTQVCKFMSVCPHNTFGFPLLPVFSILIKSLVY